A window of Mangifera indica cultivar Alphonso chromosome 13, CATAS_Mindica_2.1, whole genome shotgun sequence contains these coding sequences:
- the LOC123194818 gene encoding ER membrane protein complex subunit 1, with protein MATRVFLLVILFLLCATSIFSLYEDQVGLMDWHQQYIGKVKHAVFHTQKTGRKRVVVSTEENVIASLDLRHGEIFWRHILGTNDAIDGIDIALGKYVITLSSDGSILRAWNLPDGQMVWESFLHGPKHSKSSLMVLKILKVDKDNVIIVSGKGCVHGVSSIDGEVLWTKDLAAESIEIQKVIPLPDSDKIYVVGFSSLTKIHVCEINAMNGELVKHETADFSGGFVGELALISSETFVALDTTRSILVTISLKNGRINFHQTYISSLVKDSTGIAMILPSTLTGMFTLKLNTLKLIIRVTGEDKLEVVENFDHATVVSDILSISEDKEAFAVVQHGGNKIHLQVKLSDDWDSDLGKESIEMDQQRGLVHKVFINNYIRTDRSHGFRALIVMEDHSLLLLQQGKIVWNREDALASIIDVTTSELPVDKAVSVSKVEHNLIDWLKGHFLKLKGTLMLASPEEMVAIQAIRLKSSEKSKLTRDHNGFRKLLIVLTKAGKIFALHSGDGRVVWSLLLPSLRKSEVCDCPTGLNLFQWQVPHHHAMDNNPSVLVVGKCGDSSNSPAVLSFVDTYTGNELNSLDLGHSVVQIIPLPFTDSTEQRLHLLVDANRRVHLYPRTPESRNIFQQEFSNIYWYSVEADHGIIKGHVIKRNCNGDDFCFESGDLWSIVFPLESEKIIATVSRKSNEVVHTQAKVTSDQDVMYKYISKNLLFVATVSPKASGEIGSTDPEEALLVAYLIDTVTGRILHRMTHHGAQGPVHAVFSENWVVYHYFNLRAHRYEMSVVEIYDQSRAENKDVWKLVVGKHNLTAPVSSYSRPEVVTKSQSYFFTHSVKAIAVTLTAKGITSKQLLIGTIGDQVLALDKRFLDPRRTVNPSQAEKEEGIIPLTDSLPIIPQSYVTHALKVEGLRNIVTVPAKLESTTLVFAYGVDLFLTQLAPSRTYDSLTEDFSYALLLITIVALVGAIFVTWVLSERKELQDKWR; from the exons ATGGCGACTAgagtttttcttcttgttatactttttttattatgtgcAACTTCCATCTTTTCGCTTTACGAAGATCAAGTCGGCCTCATGGATTG GCATCAACAGTACATAGGCAAAGTGAAGCACGCTGTGTTTCACACACAAAAGACCGGTCGAAAGCGTGTGGTGGTATCCACTGAAGAGAATGTTATAGCCTCGCTTGATCTCCGTCACGGCGAGATTT TTTGGAGACATATTCTTGGGACTAATGATGCTATTGATGGAATTGATATTGCGTTGGGTAAAT ATGTTATCACCCTTTCATCAGATGGAAGTATTCTAAGAGCATGGAACCTTCCCGATGGGCAGATGGTGTGGGAATCTTTTCTTCATGGCCCAAAGCACTCAAAGTCATCATTAATGGTGCTG aaaattttgaaagttgacAAGGACAATGTGATCATTGTCTCTGGTAAAGGATGTGTTCATGGTGTTTCAAGTATAGATGGTGAGGTTCTTTGGACAAAGGATCTTGCGGCTGAAAG TATAGAGATTCAGAAGGTGATCCCACTTCCTGATAGTGATAAAATATATGTGGTCGGGTTTTCCAGTTTGACTAAGATTCATGTATGTGAAATCAATGCCATGAATGGGGAGTTGGTGAAGCATGAAACTGCAGATTTTTCTGGTGGCTTTGTTGGGGAACTTGCGTTAATTTCAAGTGAGACATTTGTGGCATTGGATACCACTCGGTCAATTTTGGTGACAATAAGCTTAAAAAATGGGAGAATTAACTTTCATCAAACATACATTTCAAGCCTTGTGAAGGATTCTACAGGGATAGCAATGATATTACCTTCAACACTAACAGGGATGTTTACTTTAAAACTCAATACCCTCAAGCTAATTATAAGAGTGACAGGTGAAGACAAGTTGGAGGTAGTGGAAAATTTTGATCATGCAACTGTAGTTAGTGatattctctcaatctctgAAGACAAAGAAGCATTTGCAGTGGTTCAGCATGGAGGCAATAAGATTCACCTTCAAGTAAAGCTGAGTGATGACTGGGACAGTGATTTGGGTAAAGAAAGCATTGAAATGGACCAGCAAAGGGGGCTTGTCCATAAGGTCttcataaacaattatattaggACAGATAGGTCTCACGGATTTAGGGCCTTGATTGTCATGGAAGATCATTCACTTTTGTTGCTGCAACAGGGTAAGATTGTTTGGAATAGGGAGGATGCACTTGCCTCCATCATAGATGTCACAACATCAGAACTCCCTGTGGATAAAGCTGTTTCAGTGTCCAAAGTGGAGCATAACCTCATTGATTGGCTTAAG GGACATTTTCTGAAGCTTAAAGGGACGCTAATGCTTGCAAGTCCTGAGGAGATGGTGGCCATACAAGCAATTAGGTTAAAAAGTTCTGAGAAGAGCAAGTTGACCAGAGACCACAATGGTTTCCGGAAGCTACTCATAGTACTTACTAAAGCAGGGAAAATTTTTGCTTTACACAGTGGAGATGGACGGGTTGTCTGGTCTCTTTTACTGCCATCTTTACGGAAGTCAGAAGTTTGTGATTGTCCAACTGGGCTAAATTTGTTTCAGTGGCAGGTTCCCCATCATCATGCAATGGATAATAATCCATCTGTTCTTGTTGTTGGCAAGTGCGGAGATAGTTCAAATTCACCTGCTGTACTATCATTTGTTGATACTTACACTGGAAACGAGCTTAATTCTTTGGATCTTGGTCATTCTGTTGTGCAAATTATACCACTGCCATTTACAGATTCAACTGAACAGCGCCTCCATCTACTAGTTGATGCAAATAGGCGAGTGCATTTATATCCCAGAACTCCTGAATCTAGAAATATTTTTCAACAAGAGTTTTCAAACATATACTGGTATTCTGTTGAGGCTGATCATGGCATTATAAAAGGTCATGTGATAAAGAGAAACTGCAATGGTGATGATTTCTGCTTTGAGTCTGGGGATTTATGGTCAATTGTATTTCCTTTGGAGTCAGAAAAGATCATTGCAACTGTATCAAGAAAATCAAATGAG GTGGTTCATACTCAAGCCAAGGTTACATCAGACCAGGATgtgatgtataaatatatatcaaaaaatttgcTCTTTGTGGCAACTGTTTCTCCAAAGGCCAGTGGTGAAATTGGATCTACTGACCCGGAGGAGGCATTGTTGGTTGCATATCTTATTGATACTGTAACTGGCCGTATTTTGCACCGCATGACTCATCATGGTGCACAGGGTCCTGTTCATGCC GTTTTTAGTGAAAACTGGGTTGTGTACCACTATTTCAATCTTAGAGCACACAGATATGAGATGTCAGTCGTTGAGATTTATGACCAATCTAGGGCG GAAAACAAAGATGTTTGGAAGCTTGTTGTAGGAAAGCATAATCTTACGGCACCTGTGTCTTCTTATTCGAGACCTGAGGTTGTAACAAAGTCTCAGTCCTACTTTTTCACCCATTCTGTGAAAGCTATAGCAGTGACGTTGACGGCAAAGGGTATAACTTCAAAGCAGCTTCTTATTGGGACAATAGGTGATCAG GTTTTGGCACTTGATAAGCGTTTTCTGGATCCTCGCCGAACAGTGAACCCCTCACAAGCtgagaaagaagaaggaatTATACCCCTTACAGATTCATTGCCAATCATTCCTCAG TCGTACGTTACGCATGCTCTTAAAGTGGAAGGTCTCCGAAACATAGTGACAGTGCCTGCTAAGCTGGAATCGACAACCCTTGTCTTTGCATATGGAGTGGATCTCTTTTTAACACAGCTTGCACCCTCAAGGACCTATGATTCGCTCACAGAGGATTTTAGTTACGCTCTACTTCTCATCACAATTGTTGCACTTGTCGGGGCTATCTTCGTGACATGGGTTTTGTCAGAGAGGAAAGAACTGCAGGATAAGTGGAGGTGA